The genomic DNA AACCTGGCTGTACATTTTGAGGGTGCCGAACAACTGGCTATgctctcattttcaaatttacttTTATCCTTTGCACGTTGAATCAAATCATTCTATGGCAATGCCTTGAGACATTACATATTAACAattaacaaaaaccagcaggatgCCTGTATGAAAGTGTGCCTTTCCTTTTAAATATGATGTAGTATAAGATGTTGGAACCCAAAATCACCAACGATAACACGCAAGATAAATCCCATAATGCAGctataatttaatttctttgatACTGACTAACATTTATACTGTGTGTAAACAGatttcctttaaataaaattatttgcatcTGATCTATGAGTGAATATTAATGGATACCATCAATTGTGGCTTTCATTCTAGAGTAGGATTATTAAgaataaatattctttattaaGGTTATGTTATATTTCtctgacagagaaaaagaaatacaagcacacagacacagaactcTGGATGGTGTATAATGGTGTATATTGCATTACAGAATAGTAAAACCCGCCTTCCACAATATATTAGtaataaaatactgtttaaaCTTCTTTTGCAGAAAAAGTTCACCCATTTAATGTCTGCATGTGGGTGTGAGGCTATTTCTGTCCTTAATTCATATTGCATGAAAATATAGGTatctttgtttcatttcattgtaaataaaaaagcattaaaaaggtCACTTAAAAACAGGAGCTCACAAATCTAAtaaaagggggagagaaagaaaattttaaaaagaaaaaatagaaaataaaaaaacaagaaactagCTTATTATTTCCCACCATACACAGAGCTCGGGGGGTGGATTCTGGACTCAGACTTCAGGGGGTGGAGCCTGGACACAGCActagggggaggggaggtggagcCTGGACTCGGAGCTCGGGGGGCGGAGTCTGAACTCAGAGCTTGGGTGGCAGAGTCTGGACTCAGACCTCGGGGGGCGGAGTCCGGATGTAGCACtcaagggggcggagcctgtacTCAGAGCTCGGAGAGGCGGAGTCTGGGCGCAGGTGGGCGGCGGCCTAGTCCACAGGCCCCTGGAATATGAGCCTGACGTAGCCCGGCTCGGCGCTCAGCTGCTGGGCGCAGAAGGGGCAGGCGGCgtggaaggtgtgtgtgccGTGCGGCAGCGGGATCTGGCTCCAGAAGGCCGCCGTCTTCTCCGAGCAGGCGTGCCCGCAGGGCCCGAAGGCGTGCGTGGGTGGGGCCGCGTCCAGGCAGAGGCCGGCCTCGCAGCCCAGGCGCAGCGGCGCGTAGGGGCCCCGGGCGCGGCACATGGGGCACTCGCGGTCGCCGCCCCGCCGCTCCTCgcgccccccgctccccccgccgCCCCAGCTGTGGTAGCCGTGTACGTGGCCGCAGCGCAGGTAGGCCCAGGGCTGCCGGTCGTCCACGGCGTCCTGCCGGCGCACGCTGGGGAAGGCCAGCGTGTTGAAGCCCACGGGGCACTGGGGCCGCGCCGCGTTCAGCTCCTGCCGCAGCGCCTCCAGGTGTTTGACCGTGGGAGTGCGCGACAGGCCCTCCGCCGTGCGCCACAGCAGCGTCGCCCCGCACAGGTCTATCAGAGAGCCGTCCACCAGCTCCTGCGTCTCGTTCTCCACCTgcgggggcacgggggggtTAACCCACTTCAATCTCGTCCactcaaaacatttcattcacaaACTGAAAGTGCCCATAATGCTCATTTGAGATTCTTCTGattaattaactgaattaaaacGGAACTGATAAAGAGTAAGACTACAGAAAAGTACAATAGCCgactttaaaatgcattcacacaaacCGGGAGGAGCAACAGGAGTCTTATTCATGAAGAATTCAGAGTTGCAAGTCCTAACTCTGTCCTGTAGATGGCAGACTAATCCATGTTTCCCACATTGCTGAGTAATGGTTCTAGGTCTGTTTGGTGGGgttagtgtgtctgtgagtgataAGGGCGGTGAAAGCTGTAGTGTTCTCAGTAGGGAAAGGTTAAAGTGAGCTTTGTATGGTCTCAGCTGCACCCCTGATGCTGTGACCCCAGCCCCATTACCCCATAAACCATAAGCAGACCAGCCCCGCTGTACAATACAGTACCCTTCCCTTAGATGACAGACACGAGTATGTGGCCTCACAATCCAGGAGCCTAGAACTGTGAGCCTGGGCAGAAGATATCAGAGCAGTGCTCGGGGGCCtggggggttaaaggtcacaggcaATGTCAGCGGAGCCGCACTCAGGGGGctgggggttaaaggtcacaggccGTGCCCTCGGGGCGCTCACCATCTTGCCGCGCTGCTGGGCGGAGCGGGTCTCGCGCAGGGTGAAGACGTTGCCGCACACGGAGATCTCCCTCCACACGCCGGGCCTGGAGTCCTCGGTGAAGCCGAGCCGGGGGTGCATCACCAGCACGCCGTTGGTGGTCAGCCCGTCCATCTGCCCGTCCGGCGTCTTCCACTTGGCCGCTTTCTCctgagcgggggtggggggggggggtgtcagccACTAGCCTTTAGCCACACATCACAACTACGACTCTACAGTCCCTCAGCTGCACGTCTGTACACCCGCGTGCCTGTTAGCTCATCGTGGGTACGGTTTCAGACAGTACCACAGTCACCAAAGCCACCACAGTTTTCAAAGGTGGGTTTTGACAACTGACGGAATTAACATTTCTCTCTATTTCTGGACCCATGCGCCTTCCTGCTTTTGCACAAACACTAACGGCGAACCGAAACACGCACTTCTtagtctctctgtctgtgaacaAATTTCCTCCAAAATTCAGTGAAAGCTTATGCGTGAAAGCTTATGTGTGAAATGACTGGAGCAGTTTAGCAGGTTTCCCCCATACTgacgagggcgggggggggcgtacgGTCCATACGAACGCGCCGGTGCCCCGGCCtgtcctgccccgccccgctcacCCCCAGGAAGATGTTCTTGGAGGAGTCGAAGCCGGCGGCGTAGACgtgggcggtgtggggggggctgcgCTGGCAGGTGATGCGGCAGGCGAAGCGGGAGATGGTGCTCTGCGCCGTCTGCGCCTCCCCGCCGCTCTGGCTCCCCGCCACCGTGTCCGTCACCACAAAGTCGATCGGGCTCTCCGTCGACCGCCCAATCTGGAGGCACAGTCACGGTAAAAACGGTCCGTCAGTCTGAACAAAAGTTacacattaaaattattattataattcagagagacagactgagagagagcagaagagaagGAAGGAACAATTCCACGTTGAAAGGATAATGTGATaatagagagaggggaagagagggagaggcagctgCCTTAGCTGTATGAATGGGGACAACTGCATGAGTTCTGGCAGCATTTCCACTAGCTTTGCTCACAAAGTGCACAAGATCACTGAGCTCATTCCACTaggtggagctaaggagcgaggaaaggacacaaggacaggatgaaagaagagaaaataagCGACTGgaatgaggaggagaggaggactgCAGGAGAcaggtgaaggaggagaggaggtctGAGTACCTGGAACATGTCTGTATTGCTGTCGTGCGTGTACTCCACCACCACCGTCTGCACCCGGGACAGGGTGTAGGAGACACTGTGCTGGTCCTTGTTGCTGATGGCCTTCGAGAGACAAGGAAAGATTTATTCGCcaacaagaaaatgaacaagAATGTCAGCTGTGTTCACATCACATCTGGGAAACCACAACCCCTTCACTAAACCCCCCACTACCGACAGCCCTAACccacccgccgcccccccctcccacactcaGCCATatacccaccccccacccccacccacccacctacaGCCATAatccccccccatctcccagCAGTTGACAGCAGTGACACCCTGCATGCAGCAGATGGAGAGCAGCTGGTTGCCGTGGCGTTCTGCATCGCGTCAGGTTAAGACATCTGCTGGAAGTCGCAGCCAGAGAAGCCATTCATCGGCTTAACTGCGTCCAGATGTGTGGAAACAAAGACACcggcccgtgtgtgtgtgtgtgtgtgtgtgtttggggtcccCTCAACATTCACCTTCCCTCAGACAGACCATTACCCTTCTGACAGTCTTTGCCTGCGCAGTGTATCGCATTCTCTGTGCCTGCGCAGTGTATCGTATTCTCTGTGCTTGTGCTGTGCATCGCGCTCTCTTTGCCTGCGCTGTGTATCACACTCTGTGTTTGCTACAGTGAAGGTACCTGCATAGCTCCTCCCTGTCTGGCACtctgtctcccccacctcttctctcctccctgtaaGGTCGCCGTATCGCTCCATCTCCTCGTCATTTCTCCATCCTCCTCTCCAACTGTCTCCACCCCTGAAgcctcactctgtccctcactctctttctgaTCACAATGGAGGAACGCTgtctgaatacacacacacacacacacacacacacacacacacacacacacacacacacacacacacacagagtctgaACCTGGGCCACccgtgtgtgtacacatgacTGCACAGACTCTTACCTTGGCTGGCTGTATGTCGATGTCGCActcttctgtctgtgtgccatGACTGCAATTCTGGCTCTGTGTCGCTCTCCACCTACCATGCTGCTGTTTACGCATGACTGCCAACTCTACCTGTGCCGTTGTACGCGCTCGCACTCTCATGCTGCCTGTGCTACGCATGACTGCGCAGACTCTTACCACGCTGGTCGTACTGCCAACCTCCGCTGTGTGTACGCATGACTGCACAGACTCTTACCTTGGCTGGCTGTATGTACGCATGACTGCGCAGACTCTTACCATGGCTGCCTGTGTGTACGCATGACTGCGCAGACTCTTACCATGGCTGCCTGTGTGTACGCATGACTGGGACCTGACTGCAGACTCTTACCTCTGGCTTGGTCCTGTGACGTCTTAGCGGCTTATGCACTGCGCAGACTCTTACCTTGGCTGCCTGTATGTACGCATGACTGCGCAGACTCTTACCATGGCTGCCTGTGCGTACGCATGACTGCGCAGACCCTTACCTTGGCTGCCTGAGGTGTGCAGGCTATGTGCACTGTGCTGGGCTTCACCCCGTTGGCCTTGGCTCTCTTGCAGAGGGCGAAGCGGCTTTTGCGCCTGCCTCGATCGCCGTTGGGCAGAGAGCCATTGTACctacagcaggagcagagcagagtaaGGGCAAGAGGCCCAGCAACACCTGCACACCTCCGCTTTATCCAGGAGATGGGATTACCATCTGCTACACATAAACAAAGGGCACATTCAAACcgctgactgtgtttgtgtgtgtgcgtgtgtgtgtgtgtgcgcgtgtctgtgtgtgtgtgtggtaaccatggagagagagaaaacagtgtGCGGTGAACACGCCCTGGGGTCCTGGTCACAGTCAGTAGTCGGTCACACGCGCCTGTCTCCAAACAGGGCAGGACAGGCGGCATGATGGAGGACGTTCCAGTACCTGACCTAACACGACCCCTACACCAGCTGATTCGTCTGCCCGATGGcaactcacactctcacacatgcacactcacactcatacacatacacacacacaatctattTTTCATGGGAGCCCTGCCCAGATGTTACAGCATACaacataaaatacaacacagcacagtaccacaATGAACAGAACAAGTCTTAATGAAATAGCAGGTCAGGAGACCTTATCTGACCTGCACCCTATCCGATAACCCCATTCCACCCACAGTCATGCCTCAGCTACACTCAGAGAGGAGCTGAACCCAAACATCAGTGAGtacacacattcaaactccAGGTAAAAAATCGCTTTCATTCACTCTCAAGATTTGTATATGCAAAATATGCCACTCCCTTCTCCTGACTGTCGACAGCTAAACAGAACATTTTCTCCTGTTTAATGCGTTAAAAAAGGAAGGTAATAAACTGGACTCACGGAGTCTTTAGTTAGGtggttttacttttttgcaACAGTCTCCGGAAAAAGTGTGCAATACTTAATTGCAGCCTTTTCTTTGGTATCCCAACATTCCACAGAGTGTATTAATAGGGAAAGTTCAGATTTAGCACAGAAGCAAAAATGGTagtaaaagggaaaaaaagtttctttACCTAAGCTAGTCAAAGTGCAGTTATACCTCCTATTCAAATGCCTTAGTCAGGATGTTGGGTTTTAGCTCATAAACAGATCGTTTCCACGGTGATTGTGAGcgacagaaaaactgaaaatcgGTGGGGAGGAGCCCTTCTGACCCACATATCATAGATGGGTGTGAAGGGCAGAGAAGCCACTCCCTGAAACCCCTCCCTGCGTTTTAAACGGTGCAGATATTCACACTGGCCATGCTGTCCTTAAACAGTGTTCTGGCAGCGAAGTGTGATGTGTGAGCATGGCTTTAAGTTAACCGATACAGTGCCGACCTTGGATCAGGGTTAGATCTCTGTTTAGGATTAGGTTTGGGCCAGATGACCCTTAATTGACTGTTTTGGCAGGAAGTGCTCTAGGAGCAGGTGACTGGGAGAATCCACTTAGTGATGTGGGAGGGGGAGCCTGCTGAGGCAGCAGTCTAAAGTCTTCTCACCCCAGACAGGGGTGAAAGGATCAAGTGTCTGCAGAATTAAATCTAATCATTTCCAAGGTATGCGTCAATCCCAAATACAAAATGACCAGGAGAGAGCGCCCAAACAAGTTTTATTACGGCATTACCACTTGAAGCCCTCCGTGTAGTCTATTGCAATCGACCTGCACATAAACTGTGCAGAGACAAAGCTGACTCGCTGTACTCAGAAATCCCAGACAAGGAAACTGTACACTGGGGGAAATCCCGAGGAATCTGGCAACCGCAGGAAGCTGTGAACgatagagggaggggggatggggagcAGCACGCTGTTTGAAGGAAAATTCCATGTCTCCAATGCTCACTGCGTCTCAGGAAAAAACTGCAAGCTCAAATCCTGGGTGTGGCACAGCCGGTAAACCAGGGGTCCCCGAAACTCGGCACGTGAGGAAAGCCATTTGACGACCTGCTGTAATAGGTTCATTAAGAGCTCAGCAGGGAGGAGAAGCAGCGGGACCAGGACCTTACAGGTCAGGGTTGGGCCCTCTGTACTACACCCATACTGCCTCCAGGCACTCAGAGCAGTGTGAACAGCCCGTGAGCATCGCCCGTTACCTGGATACGGTTGCGCGGGTAAGACGCAGGTGGCGGTGAAGCTGGCAGGGCGCTCTGCTTACCCCAGCACGATCAGCTCCCCGTACTTGACCGGCGCTTTGGTGGACGCTGGGGAGATGGTCTCCGGCTCAGGGGAGAACATGGGCGCGGCTGCAGGAGGACCCACGCTCTGCGGTCCTGCGCCTCACTGCTGCCTCCTCATCGCTCCGGTCCGCTCCGCCAATCCTGCGCCAGACAGCCGAGACAgggaccaatcagagaggagCGCCCGGAGTCGCCCCGGCCCgctccccgcccctctcccgcacactcacacaccccccgCCCACTGCCACGCTGAACAGCAGGCGGGGGGTGTGTGAGCCAACTGCCCTGCTCTCGATCCATTATAAACAAACTGTTAAGAACAAGAGTCAACAGTGCTAAATGAATCTGAAAAGCTGTTTGCGTAAAATGTATCAGACTGGAGGGTACGCATACACCCTCGAACAACGCTGAAAGATCTCGACAGTGCCCCTTTTCTAGGAAAAGCCTAGCCAAATCGCACGCACTTGTGTACTTTGAAGTCAGTgccgtgtgtgtaagtgctgataaaagaaaaagagaaagaaaatccaCCCAGTGAAACCGCAGTAGCGTGCATGTGCAGAGGCAGCCCTGCAGGCTGACGGACACCCTCGAGCGCAGCAGCCACGGGGATTCAGCAAACGGCCCGTGTCACGTTTCCAGCGTGAGGTTATCTGCGCTGAGAGCCGCTCTGTGGTTGTGCTCGACTCGGACTGCTTATCAGGTGTTTACCATCAGCAGAAACGAAGCTCTTATCTGCGTTTCCCTGAGCCCCACCTAGCCTGGGCCTCCAGCCGCCAAATGCGCTACGAGACCTCGGCTGAGGGGCCCTCCTCTCTTAAAGCGCTGAGCTGGAGCCACGTTGGCAGAGACTGGCTCAGGCCAGATCGAGGGAGCCTCCGATACTTGTGTGCTTACAAACTCAACCGACTATGATCAGACCAAATCCACAGCATATGGACAGACAAAATCCACAGCACATGGGCAGACCAAATCCACAGCATACGGACAGACCAAATCCACAGCATACGGACAGACCAAATCCACAGCATACGGACAGACCAAATCCACAGCATACGGACAGACCAAATCCACAGCATACGGACAGACCAAATCCACAGCATACGGACAGACCAAATCCACAGCATACGGACAGACCAAATCCACAGCATACGGACAGACCAAATCCACAGCATACGGACAGACCAAATCCACAGTATATGGGCAGACAAAATCCACAGTATAAGGACAGACTAATTCCACAGTATACCTCAGACTTTTGATTACAGTCAATGGCCCTGCTCTACCACATGATCTCTCAGTGATTGGCCTAGTCTCCCATTGTAACCCTGCTTTCCTCTCATTTGGATATGCTGGCCCCATCAAAACAAGGATAGTGTCTTTTACCACCCCCGCTCCTTGGTACATCTCTCACCGATTAATGTGAATGATTAGCTGGAAGAAGATAAAAAAGATGAAACgatatttttaacaaaattctgaaattatgaCAAGCTGCTTGACATATGACAAGTCCTTTTTCGCGGCTTCAAAGATACTGTTGATCAGCACTTAGACCACGTTTCTCAGCTTATCGCACTTCTGCCTGCTCAAAACAAAGATAAGAACTCACCCTAGACACAAACCTGACTTTGTTTTCCCAAGCTGACTCCAGGGTAGATGATCGAATGTGTGTATgaccagctgctgctgttgcaaCATTTATGATAAGAAGCACCAGTGCGTTCCCTCCTCCAGAGCCCTAGCGAGATCACCGTTATACACCCAACCACCCTGTAGAGATTCCTTATTCAGACACTGGGCTAAATGCCCATTATCCTTTAATCAGAGATATTTCCACCGatctcccctccccttcagAAGTGGTGCCGGAATTCACCAACACTCCTGTGCTCTGTACTTTCCAGATGTGCCAGATGTTCCAGCCGGTATGACTAACAGATCTTACTCATGAGCGCACAGGTGGACGGCCTCCAGGACTGACATCACCAGGGACAACCGCGCGGTGGACTCCGCTGCtcatggggagggggcgggggacgcGCTTCAATCGCGCTCTCCCGCACTTTCACACGCTCTTATTTGTATAGCGCCGGACACCAACACAGTCACAAAGCAGGTAAAGTAAAAATCAGGACGTTAGGAAAATTGAGTACAGAGTCTAAGGATGCAGTTGACCGGTTTCACCATTAACCACACTGAAAAATCTCCTAAGTAGgaataaaaaaattctcaaaaaataaaaaataaaaaaagttctttCCTCtcgtgaggaaaaaaaactccccagtctgtagaaatctcaggaggaacctgtTCTGGAGGGGGGCTCATCCTCCTTTACAGTAACGGAGCGGTTGTGGCATTCCATTGTGGCGCGGCAGTTACAAAGCAACCGGCTGCAGGTTCGAATTCCAGTTGAGCCACAGCCACTGTATCCTTGGGCAATGTATTTTACCTCTGTTTCGGGTAGTAACCAGCTGTATACAGGGAGCACCTGTACGTGAAACATCCACTACGTAAATAATCTTGCGAACAGTTTAAACTTCCTGTATGATCGCCTAGACAACAGATTGTCACATTAAAGGGAAACATTGAAGAGTGATAAGTAGAATTACAGTGACAGCTCTGTTTATTAGTGAATAAACCAGTGTAGAACAGAAAAGGACATTCACTCTGTTTGTGTAAGTGCGTAACAGAGAGCTAGCGCACTGTACGGACCCACCCCTGCTCAGGAAAGAGCCTTTACCACGGTTCGTTCCCCGGCAACAAGGCAGCTTATGTGTGGCTTTCTCCTGGGGAGGAACCCGGCCACCCCCTGTTCCGCCCCCTCGTGAGATTAATTATTCAAGGGGCGCAAAGGGTAGCACGCAACTCCTAACCAAAATCTCATATCCTCATCTCCCCTTCACTGCTCTAAGAATACCCATTTCACACCCAAGCAACAACCCGGGTAAAACCATGTGTGCGCCACTGGTCTGAAAGGGTTAACCCGCGTTACCGCGACCTGGGTCCGGGGATTTACACGGGTTCGACACGGCTGGGCTTCAATATGAAAGGGGGACGTGGGTCACTCTGTGCAGCAGTTAGCTGACTGACCTGGTCTTTCATGGGGTTTAACTCACCAAAATTTCCCTGAATCGGTACTCCAAGTCTTAGAACTGCCCTCATGCAGAAATGATGTTCCAGTATCAGAAGCTCTTCAGGGGCTTGGAAGG from Anguilla rostrata isolate EN2019 chromosome 18, ASM1855537v3, whole genome shotgun sequence includes the following:
- the LOC135244573 gene encoding E3 ubiquitin-protein ligase pellino homolog 1-like isoform X3, whose amino-acid sequence is MVRVCAVMCTHTGGPGSDSVCVCVCVCVCVCVCVCVCVCIQTAFLHCDQKESEGQSEASGVETVGEEDGEMTRRWSDTATLQGGEKRWGRQSARQGGAMQAISNKDQHSVSYTLSRVQTVVVEYTHDSNTDMFQIGRSTESPIDFVVTDTVAGSQSGGEAQTAQSTISRFACRITCQRSPPHTAHVYAAGFDSSKNIFLGEKAAKWKTPDGQMDGLTTNGVLVMHPRLGFTEDSRPGVWREISVCGNVFTLRETRSAQQRGKMVENETQELVDGSLIDLCGATLLWRTAEGLSRTPTVKHLEALRQELNAARPQCPVGFNTLAFPSVRRQDAVDDRQPWAYLRCGHVHGYHSWGGGGSGGREERRGGDRECPMCRARGPYAPLRLGCEAGLCLDAAPPTHAFGPCGHACSEKTAAFWSQIPLPHGTHTFHAACPFCAQQLSAEPGYVRLIFQGPVD
- the LOC135244573 gene encoding E3 ubiquitin-protein ligase pellino homolog 1-like isoform X1 produces the protein MFSPEPETISPASTKAPVKYGELIVLGYNGSLPNGDRGRRKSRFALCKRAKANGVKPSTVHIACTPQAAKTAFLHCDQKESEGQSEASGVETVGEEDGEMTRRWSDTATLQGGEKRWGRQSARQGGAMQAISNKDQHSVSYTLSRVQTVVVEYTHDSNTDMFQIGRSTESPIDFVVTDTVAGSQSGGEAQTAQSTISRFACRITCQRSPPHTAHVYAAGFDSSKNIFLGEKAAKWKTPDGQMDGLTTNGVLVMHPRLGFTEDSRPGVWREISVCGNVFTLRETRSAQQRGKMVENETQELVDGSLIDLCGATLLWRTAEGLSRTPTVKHLEALRQELNAARPQCPVGFNTLAFPSVRRQDAVDDRQPWAYLRCGHVHGYHSWGGGGSGGREERRGGDRECPMCRARGPYAPLRLGCEAGLCLDAAPPTHAFGPCGHACSEKTAAFWSQIPLPHGTHTFHAACPFCAQQLSAEPGYVRLIFQGPVD
- the LOC135244573 gene encoding E3 ubiquitin-protein ligase pellino homolog 1-like isoform X2, which produces MFSPEPETISPASTKAPVKYGELIVLGYNGSLPNGDRGRRKSRFALCKRAKANGVKPSTVHIACTPQAAKAISNKDQHSVSYTLSRVQTVVVEYTHDSNTDMFQIGRSTESPIDFVVTDTVAGSQSGGEAQTAQSTISRFACRITCQRSPPHTAHVYAAGFDSSKNIFLGEKAAKWKTPDGQMDGLTTNGVLVMHPRLGFTEDSRPGVWREISVCGNVFTLRETRSAQQRGKMVENETQELVDGSLIDLCGATLLWRTAEGLSRTPTVKHLEALRQELNAARPQCPVGFNTLAFPSVRRQDAVDDRQPWAYLRCGHVHGYHSWGGGGSGGREERRGGDRECPMCRARGPYAPLRLGCEAGLCLDAAPPTHAFGPCGHACSEKTAAFWSQIPLPHGTHTFHAACPFCAQQLSAEPGYVRLIFQGPVD